From Engraulis encrasicolus isolate BLACKSEA-1 unplaced genomic scaffold, IST_EnEncr_1.0 scaffold_33_np1212, whole genome shotgun sequence, one genomic window encodes:
- the LOC134443520 gene encoding uncharacterized protein LOC134443520 isoform X4 gives MVVLKRNERKRGRPGMTMLPDWSSTEYRVISVDNNLVQLETMDGQPLSTKTPYASVKPLRGQTDMSTDRAVGMTSADSSDVVDNTLQVTGIATTSLSAQAETGESSDSPISKVEQDTQEDAEVVIVGVQSGRPLPALRRDERMSDFGALLSSPHTWLNDETMDHAQALLKAQFPSTEGLYATTSVALLSTVPGPTQGFVQIFNLSANHWVTDGR, from the exons ATGGtggtcctgaagaggaacgagCGGAAACGTGGCAGACCTGGTATGACCATGCTTCCTGATTGGTCGTCCACTGAGTACAG GGTCATCAGTGTGGACAACAACCTCGTCCAGCTGGAGACCATGGACGGTCAACCACTGTCGACGAAGACACCCTACGCTTCAGTGAAGCCTCTGC GGGGGCAGACTGACATGTCCACAGACAGAGCTGTTGGAATGACATCTGCTGACAGCTCAGATGTTGTGGACAACACACTTCAG GTGACAGGCATCGCAACCACTTCTCTGTCTGCTCAGGCAGAGACTGGGGAATCCAGTGATTCACCCATCTCTAAGGTCGAGCAAGACACACAAGAG GATGCTGAAGTTGTCATCGTAGGTGTTCAGTCAGGGAGGCCATTGCCAGCTTTGAGGAGGGATGAAAGGATGAGCGACTTTGGAGCCCTTCTCTCTAGTCCCCACACCTGGCTGAACGATGAGACCATGGACCACGCTCAGGCTCTCTTGAAGGCACAGTTCCCGTCAACGGAGGGTTTGTATGCCACCACCTCTGTGGCTCTACTCTCAACTGTGCCGGGACCAACCCAGGGGTTTGTACAGATTTTTAATTTGTCCGCAAACCACTGGGTTACG GACGGACGGTGA
- the LOC134443520 gene encoding uncharacterized protein LOC134443520 isoform X1, with translation MVVLKRNERKRGRPGMTMLPDWSSTEYRVISVDNNLVQLETMDGQPLSTKTPYASVKPLRGQTDMSTDRAVGMTSADSSDVVDNTLQVTGIATTSLSAQAETGESSDSPISKVEQDTQEDAEVVIVGVQSGRPLPALRRDERMSDFGALLSSPHTWLNDETMDHAQALLKAQFPSTEGLYATTSVALLSTVPGPTQGFVQIFNLSANHWVTVSNIGCKVREVNVFDSMNASHTPEFLMQITALVCFPGRTVRILWPSIQQQHGGSDCGLFAIANSLTLCRGEDPCQTTYNQVLMRAHLFSCFQRGHLAQFPESAVSPPFTMPQTMEVEVHCHCRRPIRDGKDAVVCRRCGQLFHQFCVGTVDTSQYVCKKCTVIVFC, from the exons ATGGtggtcctgaagaggaacgagCGGAAACGTGGCAGACCTGGTATGACCATGCTTCCTGATTGGTCGTCCACTGAGTACAG GGTCATCAGTGTGGACAACAACCTCGTCCAGCTGGAGACCATGGACGGTCAACCACTGTCGACGAAGACACCCTACGCTTCAGTGAAGCCTCTGC GGGGGCAGACTGACATGTCCACAGACAGAGCTGTTGGAATGACATCTGCTGACAGCTCAGATGTTGTGGACAACACACTTCAG GTGACAGGCATCGCAACCACTTCTCTGTCTGCTCAGGCAGAGACTGGGGAATCCAGTGATTCACCCATCTCTAAGGTCGAGCAAGACACACAAGAG GATGCTGAAGTTGTCATCGTAGGTGTTCAGTCAGGGAGGCCATTGCCAGCTTTGAGGAGGGATGAAAGGATGAGCGACTTTGGAGCCCTTCTCTCTAGTCCCCACACCTGGCTGAACGATGAGACCATGGACCACGCTCAGGCTCTCTTGAAGGCACAGTTCCCGTCAACGGAGGGTTTGTATGCCACCACCTCTGTGGCTCTACTCTCAACTGTGCCGGGACCAACCCAGGGGTTTGTACAGATTTTTAATTTGTCCGCAAACCACTGGGTTACGGTAAGTAACATTGGATGCAAGGTACGTGAAGTAAACGTTTTCGACTCGATGAATGCTTCACATACACCGGAATTCCTGATGCAAATCACTGCTTTGGTTTGTTTTCCAGGACGGACGGTGAGGATTCTTTGGCCAAGCATCCAGCAGCAGCATGGTGGCAGTGACTGTGGTCTGTTTGCTATTGCAAACAGTCTTACACTTTGCAGAGGTGAGGATCCTTGTCAGACCACCTACAATCAGGTACTGATGCGAGCCCATCTCTTCTCTTGCTTTCAGAGGGGACACCTGGCGCAGTTCCCAGAGTCTGCTGTGAGTCCACCATTTACAATGCCGCAGACCATGGAGGTGGAGGTCCACTGCCACTGCCGGAGACCAATTCGCGATGGTAAGGATGCCGTTGTTTGTAGGAGATGTGGACAACTATTCCACCAGTTTTGTGTAGGTACTGTTGACACGTCACAGTATGTATGTAAGAAGTGTACTGTCATTGTATTTTGTTAA
- the LOC134443515 gene encoding KRAB-A domain-containing protein 2-like: MIGVDLIGPLQKSSKGGNRYLLTATDFFTKWVEARPIKKKQALLTSEAMMDIFLTHGSPEVILTDRGREFWNHVNMSLFDRCGVKHRMTSAYHPQTNGLDERTNQTLKRAIGKTLEGSQERWEDNLKEVLFAHNSSKQASSKFSPFRLMYGREPRLFSEIASDTPEAEVVASVDEDDVSAFMSSRAEKDAAVFVQVITSTKKVMLLCVTTSRRPRKGRNLPTGRRAKRE, from the exons ATGATCG GTGTTGACCTCATCGGACCCCTGCAGAAGTCAAGCAAAGGTGGGAACCGTTACCTCCTGACAGCGACCGACTTCTTCACAAAATGGGTGGAGGCAAGACCCATTAAGAAGAAGCAGGCACTGCTTACCTCTGAG GCAATGATGGACATCTTCCTGACTCATGGCTCTCCTGAGGTTATCTTGACTGACCGAGGCCGTGAGTTCTGGAACCAC GTCAACATGAGTCTCTTCGACAGGTGCGGGGTGAAACACCGCATGACTAGTGCCTATCATCCACAGACAAACG GATTGGACGAAAGGACTAACCAGACCTTGAAGCGAGCCATTGGGAAGACTCTGGAAGGTAGTCAGGAAAGGTGGGAGGACAACCTGAAAGAGGTATTGTTTGCCCATAATTCCTCTAAGCAGGCTTCCTCCAAGTTTTCACCGTTTCGTTTGATGTATGGCCGCGAGCCACGGCTGTTTTCTGAG ATTGCCAGTGATACTCCTGAGGCTGAGGTTGTCGCGTCTGTTGATGAGGACGATGTTTCAGCGTTTATGTCCAGTCGAGCTGAGAAAGATGCAGCTGTATTTGTCCAGGTAATTACGTCCACCAAGAAGGTTATGCTTTT GTGCGTGACAACATCCAGAAGGCCCAGGAAAGGCAGAAATCTTCCTACCGGAAGAAGAGCAAAAAGGGAGTGA
- the LOC134443520 gene encoding uncharacterized protein LOC134443520 isoform X2: protein MVVLKRNERKRGRPGMTMLPDWSSTEYRVISVDNNLVQLETMDGQPLSTKTPYASVKPLRGQTDMSTDRAVGMTSADSSDVVDNTLQVTGIATTSLSAQAETGESSDSPISKVEQDTQEDAEVVIVGVQSGRPLPALRRDERMSDFGALLSSPHTWLNDETMDHAQALLKAQFPSTEGLYATTSVALLSTVPGPTQGFVQIFNLSANHWVTVSNIGCKVREVNVFDSMNASHTPEFLMQITALVCFPGRTVRILWPSIQQQHGGSDCGLFAIANSLTLCRGEDPCQTTYNQVLMRAHLFSCFQRGHLAQFPESAVSPPFTMPQTMEVEVHCHCRRPIRDVNCSQPANQPSPHT from the exons ATGGtggtcctgaagaggaacgagCGGAAACGTGGCAGACCTGGTATGACCATGCTTCCTGATTGGTCGTCCACTGAGTACAG GGTCATCAGTGTGGACAACAACCTCGTCCAGCTGGAGACCATGGACGGTCAACCACTGTCGACGAAGACACCCTACGCTTCAGTGAAGCCTCTGC GGGGGCAGACTGACATGTCCACAGACAGAGCTGTTGGAATGACATCTGCTGACAGCTCAGATGTTGTGGACAACACACTTCAG GTGACAGGCATCGCAACCACTTCTCTGTCTGCTCAGGCAGAGACTGGGGAATCCAGTGATTCACCCATCTCTAAGGTCGAGCAAGACACACAAGAG GATGCTGAAGTTGTCATCGTAGGTGTTCAGTCAGGGAGGCCATTGCCAGCTTTGAGGAGGGATGAAAGGATGAGCGACTTTGGAGCCCTTCTCTCTAGTCCCCACACCTGGCTGAACGATGAGACCATGGACCACGCTCAGGCTCTCTTGAAGGCACAGTTCCCGTCAACGGAGGGTTTGTATGCCACCACCTCTGTGGCTCTACTCTCAACTGTGCCGGGACCAACCCAGGGGTTTGTACAGATTTTTAATTTGTCCGCAAACCACTGGGTTACGGTAAGTAACATTGGATGCAAGGTACGTGAAGTAAACGTTTTCGACTCGATGAATGCTTCACATACACCGGAATTCCTGATGCAAATCACTGCTTTGGTTTGTTTTCCAGGACGGACGGTGAGGATTCTTTGGCCAAGCATCCAGCAGCAGCATGGTGGCAGTGACTGTGGTCTGTTTGCTATTGCAAACAGTCTTACACTTTGCAGAGGTGAGGATCCTTGTCAGACCACCTACAATCAGGTACTGATGCGAGCCCATCTCTTCTCTTGCTTTCAGAGGGGACACCTGGCGCAGTTCCCAGAGTCTGCTGTGAGTCCACCATTTACAATGCCGCAGACCATGGAGGTGGAGGTCCACTGCCACTGCCGGAGACCAATTCGCGATG TCAACTGCAGCCAGCCTGCCAACCAACCCAGCCCTCACACTTGA
- the LOC134443520 gene encoding uncharacterized protein LOC134443520 isoform X3, translating into MVVLKRNERKRGRPGMTMLPDWSSTEYRVISVDNNLVQLETMDGQPLSTKTPYASVKPLRGQTDMSTDRAVGMTSADSSDVVDNTLQVTGIATTSLSAQAETGESSDSPISKVEQDTQEDAEVVIVGVQSGRPLPALRRDERMSDFGALLSSPHTWLNDETMDHAQALLKAQFPSTEGLYATTSVALLSTVPGPTQGFVQIFNLSANHWVTVSNIGCKDGR; encoded by the exons ATGGtggtcctgaagaggaacgagCGGAAACGTGGCAGACCTGGTATGACCATGCTTCCTGATTGGTCGTCCACTGAGTACAG GGTCATCAGTGTGGACAACAACCTCGTCCAGCTGGAGACCATGGACGGTCAACCACTGTCGACGAAGACACCCTACGCTTCAGTGAAGCCTCTGC GGGGGCAGACTGACATGTCCACAGACAGAGCTGTTGGAATGACATCTGCTGACAGCTCAGATGTTGTGGACAACACACTTCAG GTGACAGGCATCGCAACCACTTCTCTGTCTGCTCAGGCAGAGACTGGGGAATCCAGTGATTCACCCATCTCTAAGGTCGAGCAAGACACACAAGAG GATGCTGAAGTTGTCATCGTAGGTGTTCAGTCAGGGAGGCCATTGCCAGCTTTGAGGAGGGATGAAAGGATGAGCGACTTTGGAGCCCTTCTCTCTAGTCCCCACACCTGGCTGAACGATGAGACCATGGACCACGCTCAGGCTCTCTTGAAGGCACAGTTCCCGTCAACGGAGGGTTTGTATGCCACCACCTCTGTGGCTCTACTCTCAACTGTGCCGGGACCAACCCAGGGGTTTGTACAGATTTTTAATTTGTCCGCAAACCACTGGGTTACGGTAAGTAACATTGGATGCAAG GACGGACGGTGA